The following proteins are encoded in a genomic region of Bubalus kerabau isolate K-KA32 ecotype Philippines breed swamp buffalo chromosome 13, PCC_UOA_SB_1v2, whole genome shotgun sequence:
- the ITGB1 gene encoding integrin beta-1 isoform X4: MNLQLIFWIGLISSVCCVFGQADENRCLKANAKSCGECIQAGPNCGWCTNSTFLQEGMPTSARCDDLEALKKKGCHPNDIENPRGSKDIKKNKNVTNRSKGTAEKLQPEDITQIQPQQLVLQLRSGEPQTFTLKFKRAEDYPIDLYYLMDLSYSMKDDLENVKSLGTDLMNEMRRITSDFRIGFGSFVEKTVMPYISTTPAKLRNPCTNEQNCTSPFSYKNVLSLTDKGEVFNELVGKQRISGNLDSPEGGFDAIMQVAVCGSLIGWRNVTRLLVFSTDAGFHFAGDGKLGGIVLPNDGQCHLENDVYTMSHYYDYPSIAHLVQKLSENNIQTIFAVTEEFQPVYKELKNLIPKSAVGTLSANSSNVIQLIIDAYNSLSSEVILENSKLPEGVTINYKSYCKNGVNGTGENGRKCSNISIGDEVQFEISITANKCPNKNSETIKIKPLGFTEEVEIILQFICECECQGEGIPGSPKCHDGNGTFECGACRCNEGRVGRHCECSTDEVNSEDMDAYCRKENSSEICSNNGECVCGQCVCRKRDNTNEIYSGKFCECDNFNCDRSNGLICGGNGVCKCRVCECNPNYTGSACDCSLDTTSCMAVNGQICNGRGVCECGACKCTDPKFQGPTCEMCQTCLGVCAEHKECVQCRAFNKGEKKDTCAQECSHFNITKVENRDKLPQPGQVDPLSHCKEKDVDDCWFYFTYSVNGNNEATVHVVETPECPTGPDIIPIVAGVVAGIVLIGLALLLIWKLLMIIHDRREFAKFEKEKMNAKWDTQENPIYKSPINNFKNPNYGRKAGL; encoded by the exons ATGAATTTACAACTGATTTTCTGGATCGGATTGATCAGTTCAGTTTGCTGTGTGTTTGGCCAAGCAG ATGAAAATAGATGTTTGAAAGCAAATGCCAAATCATGTGGGGAGTGTATACAAGCAGGGCCAAATTGTGGATGGTGCACAAATTCA ACATTTTTACAAGAAGGTATGCCTACATCTGCTCGATGTGATGATTTagaagccttaaaaaagaagggcTGTCATCCAAATGACATTGAAAATCCTAGAGGCtccaaagatataaagaaaaataaaaatgtaacgaACCGAAGCAAAGGAACAGCCGAGAAGCTGCAGCCAGAAGATATCACTCAAATCCAGCCACAGCAGTTGGTTCTGCAGTTACGATCAG GGGAGCCACAGACATTCACACTAAAATTCAAGCGGGCTGAAGACTATCCCATTGATCTCTACTACCTCATGGACCTCTCCTATTCCATGAAAGACGACTTGGAGAATGTGAAAAGTCTGGGAACAGATTTGATGAATGAAATGAGGAGGATCACTTCAGACTTCCGAATTG GGTTTGGTTCTTTCGTGGAGAAAACTGTGATGCCTTACATTAGCACAACACCAGCTAAACTCAGGAACCCTTGTACCAATGAACAGAACTGCACGAGCCCATTTAGCTACAAAAATGTCCTCAGCCTTACTGATAAAGGGGAAGTATTTAATGAACTTGTTGGTAAGCAGCGCATATCTGGAAATTTGGATTCACCAGAAGGTGGCTTTGATGCAATCATGCAAGTCGCAGTTTGTGGA TCCCTGATTGGTTGGAGGAATGTGACACGGCTGCTGGTGTTTTCCACGGATGCTGGGTTTCACTTTGCTGGAGATGGGAAACTTGGTGGCATTGTTTTACCGAATGACGGACAGTGTCACCTGGAAAACGATGTGTACACAATGAGCCATTATTAC GATTATCCTTCTATTGCTCACCTTGTCCAGAAACTAAGCGAAAATAACATTCAGACGATTTTTGCAGTTACTGAAGAATTTCAGCCTGTTTACAAG GAATTGAAAaatttgatccctaagtcagcGGTAGGAACATTATCTGCAAATTccagcaatgtgattcagttgATCATCGATGCGTACAAT TCCCTTTCTTCAGaagtcattttggaaaacagcaaATTACCGGAAGGAGTAACAATAAATTACAAGTCTTACTGCAAGAATGGGGTGAATGGAACAggggaaaatgggagaaaatgctCTAATATTTCCATTGGGGATGAG gTTCAATTTGAAATTAGCATAACTGCAAATAAATGTCCAAATAAGAACTCTGAAACCATTAAAATTAAGCCTCTGGGCTTCACTGAGGAAGTGGAGATTATCCTTCAGTTCATCTGTGAATGTGAGTGCCAGGGTGAAGGCATCCCAGGAAGCCCCAAGTGCCACGACGGCAATGGCACCTTCGAGTGTGGGGCCTGCAG gTGCAACGAGGGACGTGTCGGGAGACACTGTGAATGTAGCACAGATGAGGTGAACAGCGAAGACATGGACGCCTACTGCAGGAAAGAAAACAGTTCAGAAATCTGTAGCAACAATGGAGAGTGTGTCTGTGGACAGTGTGTGTGTAGGAAGAGGGACAATACAAATGAAATTTATTCTGGCAAATTCTGCGAATGTGATAATTTCAACTGTGATAGATCCAATGGCTTAATATGTGGAG GAAATGGTGTTTGCAAGTGTCGAGTGTGTGAGTGCAACCCTAACTACACCGGCAGCGCCTGTGACTGTTCTCTGGATACCACTTCCTGCATGGCCGTGAATGGGCAGATCTGCAATGGCCGCGGCGTCTGCGAGTGTGGTGCCTGTAAGTGTACAGACCCCAAGTTCCAAGGGCCAACCTGTGAGATGTGTCAGACCTGCCTTGGAGTCTGTGCTGAGCATAA AGAATGTGTTCAGTGCCGAGCcttcaataaaggagaaaagaaagacacaTGTGCTCAGGAATGTTCACATTTCAACATCACCAAGGTTGAAAATCGGGACAAATTGCCCCAGCCAGGCCAGGTGGATCCCTTGTCCCACTGTAAGGAGAAGGATGTTGACGACTGCTGGTTCTACTTCACATATTCAGTGAATGGGAACAATGAGGCCACTGTTCACGTTGTAGAGACTCCAG AGTGCCCCACTGGTCCAGACATTATTCCAATTGTAGCAGGTGTGGTTGCTGGAATTGTTCTTATTGGCCTTGCATTGCTGCTGATTTGGAAGCTTTTAATGATCATTCATGACAGAAGGGAATTTGccaaatttgaaaaggaaaaaatgaatgccAAATGGGACACG cAAGAAAATCCGATTTACAAGAGTCCTATTAATAATTTCAAGAATCCAAACTATGGACGTAAAGCTGGTCTCTAA
- the ITGB1 gene encoding integrin beta-1 isoform X3 gives MMNLQLIFWIGLISSVCCVFGQADENRCLKANAKSCGECIQAGPNCGWCTNSTFLQEGMPTSARCDDLEALKKKGCHPNDIENPRGSKDIKKNKNVTNRSKGTAEKLQPEDITQIQPQQLVLQLRSGEPQTFTLKFKRAEDYPIDLYYLMDLSYSMKDDLENVKSLGTDLMNEMRRITSDFRIGFGSFVEKTVMPYISTTPAKLRNPCTNEQNCTSPFSYKNVLSLTDKGEVFNELVGKQRISGNLDSPEGGFDAIMQVAVCGSLIGWRNVTRLLVFSTDAGFHFAGDGKLGGIVLPNDGQCHLENDVYTMSHYYDYPSIAHLVQKLSENNIQTIFAVTEEFQPVYKELKNLIPKSAVGTLSANSSNVIQLIIDAYNSLSSEVILENSKLPEGVTINYKSYCKNGVNGTGENGRKCSNISIGDEVQFEISITANKCPNKNSETIKIKPLGFTEEVEIILQFICECECQGEGIPGSPKCHDGNGTFECGACRCNEGRVGRHCECSTDEVNSEDMDAYCRKENSSEICSNNGECVCGQCVCRKRDNTNEIYSGKFCECDNFNCDRSNGLICGGNGVCKCRVCECNPNYTGSACDCSLDTTSCMAVNGQICNGRGVCECGACKCTDPKFQGPTCEMCQTCLGVCAEHKECVQCRAFNKGEKKDTCAQECSHFNITKVENRDKLPQPGQVDPLSHCKEKDVDDCWFYFTYSVNGNNEATVHVVETPECPTGPDIIPIVAGVVAGIVLIGLALLLIWKLLMIIHDRREFAKFEKEKMNAKWDTQENPIYKSPINNFKNPNYGRKAGL, from the exons ATGAATTTACAACTGATTTTCTGGATCGGATTGATCAGTTCAGTTTGCTGTGTGTTTGGCCAAGCAG ATGAAAATAGATGTTTGAAAGCAAATGCCAAATCATGTGGGGAGTGTATACAAGCAGGGCCAAATTGTGGATGGTGCACAAATTCA ACATTTTTACAAGAAGGTATGCCTACATCTGCTCGATGTGATGATTTagaagccttaaaaaagaagggcTGTCATCCAAATGACATTGAAAATCCTAGAGGCtccaaagatataaagaaaaataaaaatgtaacgaACCGAAGCAAAGGAACAGCCGAGAAGCTGCAGCCAGAAGATATCACTCAAATCCAGCCACAGCAGTTGGTTCTGCAGTTACGATCAG GGGAGCCACAGACATTCACACTAAAATTCAAGCGGGCTGAAGACTATCCCATTGATCTCTACTACCTCATGGACCTCTCCTATTCCATGAAAGACGACTTGGAGAATGTGAAAAGTCTGGGAACAGATTTGATGAATGAAATGAGGAGGATCACTTCAGACTTCCGAATTG GGTTTGGTTCTTTCGTGGAGAAAACTGTGATGCCTTACATTAGCACAACACCAGCTAAACTCAGGAACCCTTGTACCAATGAACAGAACTGCACGAGCCCATTTAGCTACAAAAATGTCCTCAGCCTTACTGATAAAGGGGAAGTATTTAATGAACTTGTTGGTAAGCAGCGCATATCTGGAAATTTGGATTCACCAGAAGGTGGCTTTGATGCAATCATGCAAGTCGCAGTTTGTGGA TCCCTGATTGGTTGGAGGAATGTGACACGGCTGCTGGTGTTTTCCACGGATGCTGGGTTTCACTTTGCTGGAGATGGGAAACTTGGTGGCATTGTTTTACCGAATGACGGACAGTGTCACCTGGAAAACGATGTGTACACAATGAGCCATTATTAC GATTATCCTTCTATTGCTCACCTTGTCCAGAAACTAAGCGAAAATAACATTCAGACGATTTTTGCAGTTACTGAAGAATTTCAGCCTGTTTACAAG GAATTGAAAaatttgatccctaagtcagcGGTAGGAACATTATCTGCAAATTccagcaatgtgattcagttgATCATCGATGCGTACAAT TCCCTTTCTTCAGaagtcattttggaaaacagcaaATTACCGGAAGGAGTAACAATAAATTACAAGTCTTACTGCAAGAATGGGGTGAATGGAACAggggaaaatgggagaaaatgctCTAATATTTCCATTGGGGATGAG gTTCAATTTGAAATTAGCATAACTGCAAATAAATGTCCAAATAAGAACTCTGAAACCATTAAAATTAAGCCTCTGGGCTTCACTGAGGAAGTGGAGATTATCCTTCAGTTCATCTGTGAATGTGAGTGCCAGGGTGAAGGCATCCCAGGAAGCCCCAAGTGCCACGACGGCAATGGCACCTTCGAGTGTGGGGCCTGCAG gTGCAACGAGGGACGTGTCGGGAGACACTGTGAATGTAGCACAGATGAGGTGAACAGCGAAGACATGGACGCCTACTGCAGGAAAGAAAACAGTTCAGAAATCTGTAGCAACAATGGAGAGTGTGTCTGTGGACAGTGTGTGTGTAGGAAGAGGGACAATACAAATGAAATTTATTCTGGCAAATTCTGCGAATGTGATAATTTCAACTGTGATAGATCCAATGGCTTAATATGTGGAG GAAATGGTGTTTGCAAGTGTCGAGTGTGTGAGTGCAACCCTAACTACACCGGCAGCGCCTGTGACTGTTCTCTGGATACCACTTCCTGCATGGCCGTGAATGGGCAGATCTGCAATGGCCGCGGCGTCTGCGAGTGTGGTGCCTGTAAGTGTACAGACCCCAAGTTCCAAGGGCCAACCTGTGAGATGTGTCAGACCTGCCTTGGAGTCTGTGCTGAGCATAA AGAATGTGTTCAGTGCCGAGCcttcaataaaggagaaaagaaagacacaTGTGCTCAGGAATGTTCACATTTCAACATCACCAAGGTTGAAAATCGGGACAAATTGCCCCAGCCAGGCCAGGTGGATCCCTTGTCCCACTGTAAGGAGAAGGATGTTGACGACTGCTGGTTCTACTTCACATATTCAGTGAATGGGAACAATGAGGCCACTGTTCACGTTGTAGAGACTCCAG AGTGCCCCACTGGTCCAGACATTATTCCAATTGTAGCAGGTGTGGTTGCTGGAATTGTTCTTATTGGCCTTGCATTGCTGCTGATTTGGAAGCTTTTAATGATCATTCATGACAGAAGGGAATTTGccaaatttgaaaaggaaaaaatgaatgccAAATGGGACACG cAAGAAAATCCGATTTACAAGAGTCCTATTAATAATTTCAAGAATCCAAACTATGGACGTAAAGCTGGTCTCTAA
- the ITGB1 gene encoding integrin beta-1 isoform X1: MTTHSSILGWEISWTEEPGGLQTMGSQELDTTYRLNHHHHIQYQMNLQLIFWIGLISSVCCVFGQADENRCLKANAKSCGECIQAGPNCGWCTNSTFLQEGMPTSARCDDLEALKKKGCHPNDIENPRGSKDIKKNKNVTNRSKGTAEKLQPEDITQIQPQQLVLQLRSGEPQTFTLKFKRAEDYPIDLYYLMDLSYSMKDDLENVKSLGTDLMNEMRRITSDFRIGFGSFVEKTVMPYISTTPAKLRNPCTNEQNCTSPFSYKNVLSLTDKGEVFNELVGKQRISGNLDSPEGGFDAIMQVAVCGSLIGWRNVTRLLVFSTDAGFHFAGDGKLGGIVLPNDGQCHLENDVYTMSHYYDYPSIAHLVQKLSENNIQTIFAVTEEFQPVYKELKNLIPKSAVGTLSANSSNVIQLIIDAYNSLSSEVILENSKLPEGVTINYKSYCKNGVNGTGENGRKCSNISIGDEVQFEISITANKCPNKNSETIKIKPLGFTEEVEIILQFICECECQGEGIPGSPKCHDGNGTFECGACRCNEGRVGRHCECSTDEVNSEDMDAYCRKENSSEICSNNGECVCGQCVCRKRDNTNEIYSGKFCECDNFNCDRSNGLICGGNGVCKCRVCECNPNYTGSACDCSLDTTSCMAVNGQICNGRGVCECGACKCTDPKFQGPTCEMCQTCLGVCAEHKECVQCRAFNKGEKKDTCAQECSHFNITKVENRDKLPQPGQVDPLSHCKEKDVDDCWFYFTYSVNGNNEATVHVVETPECPTGPDIIPIVAGVVAGIVLIGLALLLIWKLLMIIHDRREFAKFEKEKMNAKWDTQENPIYKSPINNFKNPNYGRKAGL; encoded by the exons ATGAATTTACAACTGATTTTCTGGATCGGATTGATCAGTTCAGTTTGCTGTGTGTTTGGCCAAGCAG ATGAAAATAGATGTTTGAAAGCAAATGCCAAATCATGTGGGGAGTGTATACAAGCAGGGCCAAATTGTGGATGGTGCACAAATTCA ACATTTTTACAAGAAGGTATGCCTACATCTGCTCGATGTGATGATTTagaagccttaaaaaagaagggcTGTCATCCAAATGACATTGAAAATCCTAGAGGCtccaaagatataaagaaaaataaaaatgtaacgaACCGAAGCAAAGGAACAGCCGAGAAGCTGCAGCCAGAAGATATCACTCAAATCCAGCCACAGCAGTTGGTTCTGCAGTTACGATCAG GGGAGCCACAGACATTCACACTAAAATTCAAGCGGGCTGAAGACTATCCCATTGATCTCTACTACCTCATGGACCTCTCCTATTCCATGAAAGACGACTTGGAGAATGTGAAAAGTCTGGGAACAGATTTGATGAATGAAATGAGGAGGATCACTTCAGACTTCCGAATTG GGTTTGGTTCTTTCGTGGAGAAAACTGTGATGCCTTACATTAGCACAACACCAGCTAAACTCAGGAACCCTTGTACCAATGAACAGAACTGCACGAGCCCATTTAGCTACAAAAATGTCCTCAGCCTTACTGATAAAGGGGAAGTATTTAATGAACTTGTTGGTAAGCAGCGCATATCTGGAAATTTGGATTCACCAGAAGGTGGCTTTGATGCAATCATGCAAGTCGCAGTTTGTGGA TCCCTGATTGGTTGGAGGAATGTGACACGGCTGCTGGTGTTTTCCACGGATGCTGGGTTTCACTTTGCTGGAGATGGGAAACTTGGTGGCATTGTTTTACCGAATGACGGACAGTGTCACCTGGAAAACGATGTGTACACAATGAGCCATTATTAC GATTATCCTTCTATTGCTCACCTTGTCCAGAAACTAAGCGAAAATAACATTCAGACGATTTTTGCAGTTACTGAAGAATTTCAGCCTGTTTACAAG GAATTGAAAaatttgatccctaagtcagcGGTAGGAACATTATCTGCAAATTccagcaatgtgattcagttgATCATCGATGCGTACAAT TCCCTTTCTTCAGaagtcattttggaaaacagcaaATTACCGGAAGGAGTAACAATAAATTACAAGTCTTACTGCAAGAATGGGGTGAATGGAACAggggaaaatgggagaaaatgctCTAATATTTCCATTGGGGATGAG gTTCAATTTGAAATTAGCATAACTGCAAATAAATGTCCAAATAAGAACTCTGAAACCATTAAAATTAAGCCTCTGGGCTTCACTGAGGAAGTGGAGATTATCCTTCAGTTCATCTGTGAATGTGAGTGCCAGGGTGAAGGCATCCCAGGAAGCCCCAAGTGCCACGACGGCAATGGCACCTTCGAGTGTGGGGCCTGCAG gTGCAACGAGGGACGTGTCGGGAGACACTGTGAATGTAGCACAGATGAGGTGAACAGCGAAGACATGGACGCCTACTGCAGGAAAGAAAACAGTTCAGAAATCTGTAGCAACAATGGAGAGTGTGTCTGTGGACAGTGTGTGTGTAGGAAGAGGGACAATACAAATGAAATTTATTCTGGCAAATTCTGCGAATGTGATAATTTCAACTGTGATAGATCCAATGGCTTAATATGTGGAG GAAATGGTGTTTGCAAGTGTCGAGTGTGTGAGTGCAACCCTAACTACACCGGCAGCGCCTGTGACTGTTCTCTGGATACCACTTCCTGCATGGCCGTGAATGGGCAGATCTGCAATGGCCGCGGCGTCTGCGAGTGTGGTGCCTGTAAGTGTACAGACCCCAAGTTCCAAGGGCCAACCTGTGAGATGTGTCAGACCTGCCTTGGAGTCTGTGCTGAGCATAA AGAATGTGTTCAGTGCCGAGCcttcaataaaggagaaaagaaagacacaTGTGCTCAGGAATGTTCACATTTCAACATCACCAAGGTTGAAAATCGGGACAAATTGCCCCAGCCAGGCCAGGTGGATCCCTTGTCCCACTGTAAGGAGAAGGATGTTGACGACTGCTGGTTCTACTTCACATATTCAGTGAATGGGAACAATGAGGCCACTGTTCACGTTGTAGAGACTCCAG AGTGCCCCACTGGTCCAGACATTATTCCAATTGTAGCAGGTGTGGTTGCTGGAATTGTTCTTATTGGCCTTGCATTGCTGCTGATTTGGAAGCTTTTAATGATCATTCATGACAGAAGGGAATTTGccaaatttgaaaaggaaaaaatgaatgccAAATGGGACACG cAAGAAAATCCGATTTACAAGAGTCCTATTAATAATTTCAAGAATCCAAACTATGGACGTAAAGCTGGTCTCTAA
- the ITGB1 gene encoding integrin beta-1 isoform X2 produces the protein MTTHSSILGWEISWTEEPGGLQTMGSQELDTTYRLNHHHHIQYQMNLQLIFWIGLISSVCCVFGQADENRCLKANAKSCGECIQAGPNCGWCTNSTFLQEGMPTSARCDDLEALKKKGCHPNDIENPRGSKDIKKNKNVTNRSKGTAEKLQPEDITQIQPQQLVLQLRSGEPQTFTLKFKRAEDYPIDLYYLMDLSYSMKDDLENVKSLGTDLMNEMRRITSDFRIGFGSFVEKTVMPYISTTPAKLRNPCTNEQNCTSPFSYKNVLSLTDKGEVFNELVGKQRISGNLDSPEGGFDAIMQVAVCGSLIGWRNVTRLLVFSTDAGFHFAGDGKLGGIVLPNDGQCHLENDVYTMSHYYDYPSIAHLVQKLSENNIQTIFAVTEEFQPVYKELKNLIPKSAVGTLSANSSNVIQLIIDAYNSLSSEVILENSKLPEGVTINYKSYCKNGVNGTGENGRKCSNISIGDEVQFEISITANKCPNKNSETIKIKPLGFTEEVEIILQFICECECQGEGIPGSPKCHDGNGTFECGACRCNEGRVGRHCECSTDEVNSEDMDAYCRKENSSEICSNNGECVCGQCVCRKRDNTNEIYSGKFCECDNFNCDRSNGLICGGNGVCKCRVCECNPNYTGSACDCSLDTTSCMAVNGQICNGRGVCECGACKCTDPKFQGPTCEMCQTCLGVCAEHKECVQCRAFNKGEKKDTCAQECSHFNITKVENRDKLPQPGQVDPLSHCKEKDVDDCWFYFTYSVNGNNEATVHVVETPECPTGPDIIPIVAGVVAGIVLIGLALLLIWKLLMIIHDRREFAKFEKEKMNAKWDTGENPIYKSAVTTVVNPKYEGK, from the exons ATGAATTTACAACTGATTTTCTGGATCGGATTGATCAGTTCAGTTTGCTGTGTGTTTGGCCAAGCAG ATGAAAATAGATGTTTGAAAGCAAATGCCAAATCATGTGGGGAGTGTATACAAGCAGGGCCAAATTGTGGATGGTGCACAAATTCA ACATTTTTACAAGAAGGTATGCCTACATCTGCTCGATGTGATGATTTagaagccttaaaaaagaagggcTGTCATCCAAATGACATTGAAAATCCTAGAGGCtccaaagatataaagaaaaataaaaatgtaacgaACCGAAGCAAAGGAACAGCCGAGAAGCTGCAGCCAGAAGATATCACTCAAATCCAGCCACAGCAGTTGGTTCTGCAGTTACGATCAG GGGAGCCACAGACATTCACACTAAAATTCAAGCGGGCTGAAGACTATCCCATTGATCTCTACTACCTCATGGACCTCTCCTATTCCATGAAAGACGACTTGGAGAATGTGAAAAGTCTGGGAACAGATTTGATGAATGAAATGAGGAGGATCACTTCAGACTTCCGAATTG GGTTTGGTTCTTTCGTGGAGAAAACTGTGATGCCTTACATTAGCACAACACCAGCTAAACTCAGGAACCCTTGTACCAATGAACAGAACTGCACGAGCCCATTTAGCTACAAAAATGTCCTCAGCCTTACTGATAAAGGGGAAGTATTTAATGAACTTGTTGGTAAGCAGCGCATATCTGGAAATTTGGATTCACCAGAAGGTGGCTTTGATGCAATCATGCAAGTCGCAGTTTGTGGA TCCCTGATTGGTTGGAGGAATGTGACACGGCTGCTGGTGTTTTCCACGGATGCTGGGTTTCACTTTGCTGGAGATGGGAAACTTGGTGGCATTGTTTTACCGAATGACGGACAGTGTCACCTGGAAAACGATGTGTACACAATGAGCCATTATTAC GATTATCCTTCTATTGCTCACCTTGTCCAGAAACTAAGCGAAAATAACATTCAGACGATTTTTGCAGTTACTGAAGAATTTCAGCCTGTTTACAAG GAATTGAAAaatttgatccctaagtcagcGGTAGGAACATTATCTGCAAATTccagcaatgtgattcagttgATCATCGATGCGTACAAT TCCCTTTCTTCAGaagtcattttggaaaacagcaaATTACCGGAAGGAGTAACAATAAATTACAAGTCTTACTGCAAGAATGGGGTGAATGGAACAggggaaaatgggagaaaatgctCTAATATTTCCATTGGGGATGAG gTTCAATTTGAAATTAGCATAACTGCAAATAAATGTCCAAATAAGAACTCTGAAACCATTAAAATTAAGCCTCTGGGCTTCACTGAGGAAGTGGAGATTATCCTTCAGTTCATCTGTGAATGTGAGTGCCAGGGTGAAGGCATCCCAGGAAGCCCCAAGTGCCACGACGGCAATGGCACCTTCGAGTGTGGGGCCTGCAG gTGCAACGAGGGACGTGTCGGGAGACACTGTGAATGTAGCACAGATGAGGTGAACAGCGAAGACATGGACGCCTACTGCAGGAAAGAAAACAGTTCAGAAATCTGTAGCAACAATGGAGAGTGTGTCTGTGGACAGTGTGTGTGTAGGAAGAGGGACAATACAAATGAAATTTATTCTGGCAAATTCTGCGAATGTGATAATTTCAACTGTGATAGATCCAATGGCTTAATATGTGGAG GAAATGGTGTTTGCAAGTGTCGAGTGTGTGAGTGCAACCCTAACTACACCGGCAGCGCCTGTGACTGTTCTCTGGATACCACTTCCTGCATGGCCGTGAATGGGCAGATCTGCAATGGCCGCGGCGTCTGCGAGTGTGGTGCCTGTAAGTGTACAGACCCCAAGTTCCAAGGGCCAACCTGTGAGATGTGTCAGACCTGCCTTGGAGTCTGTGCTGAGCATAA AGAATGTGTTCAGTGCCGAGCcttcaataaaggagaaaagaaagacacaTGTGCTCAGGAATGTTCACATTTCAACATCACCAAGGTTGAAAATCGGGACAAATTGCCCCAGCCAGGCCAGGTGGATCCCTTGTCCCACTGTAAGGAGAAGGATGTTGACGACTGCTGGTTCTACTTCACATATTCAGTGAATGGGAACAATGAGGCCACTGTTCACGTTGTAGAGACTCCAG AGTGCCCCACTGGTCCAGACATTATTCCAATTGTAGCAGGTGTGGTTGCTGGAATTGTTCTTATTGGCCTTGCATTGCTGCTGATTTGGAAGCTTTTAATGATCATTCATGACAGAAGGGAATTTGccaaatttgaaaaggaaaaaatgaatgccAAATGGGACACG GGTGAAAATCCTATTTACAAGAGTGCCGTGACAACTGTTGTCAATCCGAAGTACGAGGGGAAATGA